The following are from one region of the Acidobacteriota bacterium genome:
- a CDS encoding sigma-54-dependent Fis family transcriptional regulator codes for MARIEVPRLLAIDDEPQSLELIKDVLAGLGLEIHTASDPRIGFELFKRVRPQIVLLDFMMPEINGFEMLEWISAADPGAEVILITAHYSTESAVEAIQKGACDYFNKPLSVEKLRRRISQLLSEAENRRKTHELDEQLLNACQFQGIVGRSPHMLDVFAKIRRVGPHFRNILVTGSTGTGKELVARALHRLSPSAAGTFAVCNCSAIMETLIESELFGYVRGAFTGAVQHKIGLFEYADGGTVFLDEIGELPLTAQSKLLRVLQNSEIQRVGSPVARAVDVRVIAATNRDLRSLVSEGKFREDLYYRLAMVEIALPGLADRREDMPLLQRHFLEKFAALYKKPVTGFTRRAQNRMAMYSWPGNVRELENVIGNACIMVEGSVIDIRDLPEPVRGQARETLAEEDTLLPLREMQRRHITRVLDHVGGNKSQAAEILGISRATIYELIADMKKSGSHDL; via the coding sequence ATGGCGAGAATCGAAGTCCCCAGGCTTTTAGCGATTGATGACGAACCACAGAGTCTGGAACTCATCAAGGATGTACTGGCGGGTCTTGGGCTGGAGATTCATACCGCAAGCGATCCCCGAATTGGCTTTGAGTTGTTTAAGCGCGTTCGCCCTCAGATCGTGCTGCTCGACTTCATGATGCCAGAGATCAATGGCTTCGAAATGTTGGAGTGGATCTCTGCTGCGGATCCCGGAGCCGAGGTGATCCTCATTACAGCGCATTACTCCACGGAGTCTGCGGTCGAGGCCATCCAAAAAGGCGCATGTGACTATTTCAACAAACCCCTCAGCGTGGAGAAACTCCGGCGCCGGATATCTCAACTGCTTTCGGAAGCGGAAAACCGGCGGAAGACGCACGAACTTGATGAACAACTCCTCAATGCGTGTCAATTTCAAGGAATAGTTGGGCGCAGTCCCCACATGCTGGATGTCTTCGCCAAGATTCGAAGGGTCGGACCCCATTTTCGAAATATCCTTGTGACCGGATCCACCGGAACCGGGAAAGAACTGGTCGCCCGTGCATTGCATCGCCTGAGCCCTTCCGCTGCGGGCACCTTTGCAGTCTGTAACTGTTCGGCGATCATGGAAACGTTGATTGAAAGTGAACTGTTCGGCTATGTGCGGGGTGCGTTTACTGGAGCGGTCCAGCACAAGATAGGCCTTTTTGAATACGCGGATGGCGGCACGGTATTCCTCGATGAGATCGGTGAGTTACCGCTGACCGCACAGAGCAAGCTTCTGCGTGTTTTGCAAAATAGCGAAATCCAGCGAGTCGGTTCGCCCGTTGCTAGAGCAGTGGACGTTCGCGTGATCGCGGCCACCAATCGCGACCTGCGTTCCCTCGTGTCGGAAGGCAAGTTCCGCGAGGACTTGTATTACCGGCTAGCCATGGTGGAGATCGCCCTGCCGGGACTGGCTGATCGAAGAGAGGACATGCCACTTTTGCAGCGCCACTTCCTGGAGAAATTCGCGGCGCTCTACAAAAAACCAGTAACTGGATTTACGCGTAGAGCGCAAAACCGTATGGCGATGTACTCCTGGCCCGGCAATGTGCGTGAACTTGAGAACGTCATTGGCAATGCCTGCATTATGGTGGAGGGCTCGGTAATCGACATCCGCGATTTGCCAGAGCCCGTTCGCGGCCAAGCGCGAGAAACTCTTGCGGAAGAAGATACTCTCCTTCCCCTGCGCGAAATGCAACGACGGCACATCACCCGTGTTTTGGACCACGTCGGAGGCAACAAGTCTCAAGCCGCAGAGATCCTGGGCATATCCCGCGCCACCATTTACGAATTAATAGCCGACATGAAAAAGTCTGGCAGTCACGACCTCTGA
- a CDS encoding M67 family metallopeptidase, with the protein MSYTPKMKRAVRSRRKVYGQLLKHARRQPHRECCGILAGQDGLITQAFPAKNIAADPVRNYEIAPTEIVRLMEELRKRRLEFLGIYHSHPNWMDTNEPSPKDIALAHYSEAIYFIVTPRPYATAPIRAFSIRDRRAMELEIKILP; encoded by the coding sequence TTGTCATATACTCCCAAAATGAAACGCGCCGTCCGAAGTCGCCGCAAGGTATACGGGCAACTGCTGAAGCATGCCCGCCGCCAGCCACATCGGGAATGCTGCGGAATTCTGGCGGGGCAGGACGGGTTAATCACGCAGGCGTTTCCGGCGAAGAACATCGCTGCTGATCCGGTTAGGAACTACGAGATTGCACCCACGGAAATCGTGCGCCTGATGGAGGAGCTCCGCAAGCGGCGGCTCGAATTCCTCGGCATTTATCACTCACATCCGAATTGGATGGACACGAACGAACCTTCGCCCAAAGATATTGCGTTGGCCCACTATTCGGAAGCGATCTATTTCATCGTGACGCCTCGACCATACGCAACTGCGCCAATCCGGGCATTTTCAATCCGAGATCGGCGTGCGATGGAACTTGAAATCAAGATCCTGCCCTAA
- a CDS encoding class I SAM-dependent methyltransferase gives MSFYRNHVYPHLVRVLGNPKPVQTIRQRLVPLARGKVLEIGVGPGVNFAHYDPAKVSKLYALEPNPGMIPRAEQQGRRTELDIEFLDLPGERIPVAAASVDTVVSTFTLCTIPGVVEAIRGIGRVVKPDGQFIFFEHGLAPDARVRRWQERTEPLFKWAFEGCHVTRDIPSLIKAGGFKIETIDEAYLAPFPKSGSYFYWGVARPDVVTGHAR, from the coding sequence ATGTCCTTCTACAGAAATCACGTCTATCCCCACCTTGTGCGCGTCCTGGGGAACCCGAAACCTGTCCAGACGATTCGCCAGCGCCTCGTCCCGCTGGCCCGTGGGAAAGTGCTTGAGATCGGTGTTGGGCCGGGGGTGAACTTCGCTCACTACGATCCCGCAAAAGTGAGCAAGCTATATGCGCTAGAACCCAACCCTGGGATGATTCCGCGTGCAGAACAGCAGGGGCGGCGAACTGAGCTGGATATCGAATTTCTGGATCTGCCCGGAGAACGCATTCCTGTTGCGGCCGCCAGTGTGGATACGGTGGTTAGCACGTTCACCCTCTGCACAATCCCCGGCGTCGTGGAGGCGATTCGAGGTATCGGGCGAGTCGTGAAGCCAGACGGCCAGTTCATCTTCTTTGAGCACGGACTCGCACCTGATGCACGAGTGCGACGGTGGCAGGAGCGGACAGAGCCGCTTTTCAAATGGGCGTTTGAAGGCTGTCACGTGACCCGCGACATTCCCTCACTCATTAAGGCTGGCGGATTCAAGATCGAGACGATAGACGAAGCGTACCTTGCTCCATTCCCCAAGTCGGGATCGTATTTCTATTGGGGTGTGGCGCGTCCGGACGTTGTGACCGGACATGCTCGCTAG
- a CDS encoding beta-propeller fold lactonase family protein has translation MSMLRKALYALITASLFGAFMAGCGGGSAGTNPPPPPPPTAHEVLFASNSAGIQAFSINSSTGMLTALASTPDADLGQFITGNMLSAASGKFLLAIDATADHIKVFSINQTTGGLTPVTGSPFAIGGGGSGSLAMDSSGKYLYAPFALGVAAFSFNSSTGFLSPLANSPFSDGSFPFAGAVDPSGKFLYTTGNTVDTGFSVYALNPGTGALAPVVGSPFATPLSTGPYNLVVAPAGLTVYATVPSNNAVIGMTIDPVSGTPTPVAGSPFSAVDGDMFLGLAPSGKFLYTCNNSNGTISAFSVNSADGSLTPIAGTPFGFSNCSATVAVNPGKYLYAANPGGNAITGFSIDATTGVLTMLSGSPFPAAGATLITIATLH, from the coding sequence ATGTCGATGTTGCGAAAAGCGCTGTACGCCCTCATCACTGCCAGTCTCTTCGGCGCATTCATGGCAGGTTGCGGAGGAGGCAGCGCCGGCACCAACCCTCCGCCTCCACCCCCTCCGACCGCTCATGAAGTTTTGTTTGCGAGCAATTCCGCGGGCATTCAGGCTTTTTCGATTAACAGCAGCACCGGGATGCTGACCGCTCTTGCGTCCACCCCGGACGCAGACCTTGGCCAATTCATTACTGGCAATATGCTCAGTGCCGCTTCTGGGAAATTCCTGCTCGCCATTGATGCAACTGCCGACCACATCAAAGTCTTTTCAATCAACCAAACTACTGGGGGCTTGACTCCTGTAACCGGCTCGCCTTTTGCGATCGGCGGCGGAGGTAGTGGAAGTCTCGCGATGGATTCTTCAGGCAAGTATTTGTATGCCCCGTTCGCGCTCGGAGTAGCCGCGTTCAGCTTTAACAGTTCCACAGGCTTTCTGAGTCCATTGGCGAATTCCCCTTTTTCCGACGGGAGTTTTCCGTTTGCCGGTGCCGTTGATCCATCTGGCAAGTTCTTGTACACGACCGGGAACACCGTCGATACTGGCTTCTCGGTCTACGCGCTCAATCCGGGGACAGGCGCACTCGCTCCGGTGGTGGGGTCACCTTTCGCGACGCCGTTGAGCACGGGACCTTACAACCTTGTGGTCGCCCCAGCGGGCCTCACTGTTTATGCGACTGTTCCCAGCAATAATGCGGTGATCGGAATGACCATCGATCCCGTGAGCGGAACTCCGACTCCGGTTGCGGGTTCCCCGTTTTCGGCAGTCGATGGAGATATGTTTCTTGGCCTGGCCCCTTCGGGAAAGTTCCTCTACACCTGCAACAATAGCAATGGGACGATATCCGCATTTAGTGTGAATTCGGCCGACGGCTCGCTGACTCCGATCGCAGGCACTCCGTTCGGTTTCAGCAACTGCAGCGCAACTGTCGCTGTGAATCCCGGTAAATACCTCTATGCGGCGAATCCGGGAGGGAATGCGATTACCGGCTTCAGCATTGACGCGACGACCGGGGTGCTAACCATGCTCAGTGGATCACCTTTCCCGGCGGCCGGTGCGACACTGATTACGATTGCCACCTTGCACTAG
- a CDS encoding class I SAM-dependent methyltransferase, translating to MSVQSHWEKIYAEKAPDAVSWYTPHLRRSLELIERAAPQRSSSIIDVGGGESTLVDDLLARGYQNVAVLDVSQIAVDVSKKRLGPASESVQWLVSDIAKAELASNAYDVWHDRAVFHFLTTMEERVAYVRQVANAVKPGGHVLVSTFGPEGPTKCSGLDVVRYDAESLHSEFGVRFHLLESSEELHRTPFGTEQQFLYCLCRVE from the coding sequence ATGAGTGTGCAGAGTCATTGGGAAAAGATTTACGCTGAGAAAGCGCCGGATGCTGTCAGCTGGTACACCCCGCACCTCAGGAGATCCCTTGAACTGATAGAACGAGCTGCTCCCCAGCGCTCGTCCTCCATCATTGACGTTGGCGGTGGCGAATCCACGTTAGTTGATGATCTGCTGGCTCGTGGATATCAGAACGTCGCTGTCCTTGATGTTTCTCAGATTGCCGTCGATGTGTCCAAGAAACGGCTCGGACCGGCCTCGGAAAGCGTCCAGTGGCTCGTCTCGGACATTGCCAAAGCCGAACTGGCGTCCAACGCATACGATGTGTGGCACGACCGCGCCGTCTTTCATTTTCTTACCACGATGGAAGAACGTGTTGCCTACGTCCGCCAGGTGGCGAACGCGGTCAAGCCCGGAGGGCACGTGCTGGTTAGTACGTTCGGGCCAGAGGGGCCGACCAAATGCAGTGGCCTTGACGTTGTTCGGTATGACGCGGAGTCGTTGCACAGCGAGTTCGGTGTGCGCTTCCATTTACTAGAGAGTTCTGAGGAGCTACATCGCACACCATTTGGGACCGAACAGCAATTTCTTTACTGTTTGTGCCGCGTCGAATAA
- a CDS encoding DUF4256 domain-containing protein: MKSNKAKTGLSPAQREELRSALQARFEKNMDRHEGLAWAKVNAKLEANPEKLWSLGEMERTGGQPDVVGLDKKTGEYIFFDCSAESPKDRRSLCYDREALDSRKENKPKNSAMDMATAMGVAILTEEEYRELQKLGEFDTKTSSWVKTPSDVRDLGGALFCDRRFGRVFTYHNGAESYYAARAFRGSLKV, from the coding sequence ATGAAAAGCAATAAAGCAAAAACAGGTTTGTCACCAGCACAACGCGAAGAACTGCGCAGCGCATTACAAGCGCGCTTCGAGAAGAACATGGACCGCCACGAAGGTCTTGCATGGGCCAAGGTCAATGCGAAGCTGGAAGCGAATCCCGAGAAACTGTGGTCACTCGGCGAAATGGAACGCACTGGCGGGCAACCGGATGTTGTCGGTCTCGATAAAAAGACGGGCGAATACATCTTTTTTGATTGTTCTGCGGAAAGTCCTAAAGATCGTAGAAGTCTTTGCTACGACCGCGAAGCGCTGGATTCCAGGAAAGAAAATAAACCGAAAAATAGCGCGATGGATATGGCAACGGCCATGGGCGTTGCAATCCTGACGGAAGAAGAATATCGAGAATTGCAGAAACTTGGAGAGTTCGATACGAAGACGTCGAGCTGGGTGAAAACTCCTTCTGATGTTCGAGACCTCGGAGGCGCTCTCTTTTGCGATCGCCGCTTCGGACGCGTCTTTACTTATCACAACGGCGCGGAATCTTACTATGCCGCCAGAGCATTCCGCGGCTCGCTCAAAGTCTGA
- a CDS encoding YXWGXW repeat-containing protein: MAMDSFRSFRVVLFAVALLALAAPAFAQISIAVSFGPPALPIYEQPPCPEEGYIWNPGYWDFDNDYDDYYWVPGTWVMAPEPGLYWTPGYWAWVGNGYRFYDGYWGPQVGFYGGINYGFGYFGDGYQGGRWDRDHFFYNRSVTNVNVTNIRNVYNTTVINRAVNRVSYNGGNGGVSARPTAQQEAVGRERHIPPVAAQTEHIREARSDRQLRASENRGKPPIAATDKPGALRDRSAVPAREAGGAYNPPANRRDTRSNGNSPASNPADNRNNGNDNNRGNSSHANDLPRRDRPEPVNSGNAKRDTKYQQDQDKLFRQQEQDRQKLQQRQDRDHQKEARQNADDAKKQQVEQRHQQQTQQLQQREEQQQQKWQQKHQPPQQQGRSQRDDRPPADKSQK; encoded by the coding sequence ATGGCTATGGATTCCTTTCGTTCATTTCGTGTTGTGCTTTTCGCAGTCGCACTTCTTGCATTGGCCGCGCCCGCTTTTGCGCAGATCTCGATCGCGGTGTCGTTCGGTCCCCCCGCCCTGCCGATTTATGAGCAGCCGCCTTGCCCGGAGGAAGGGTATATCTGGAACCCCGGATATTGGGACTTTGACAACGACTATGACGACTACTACTGGGTTCCCGGTACCTGGGTAATGGCGCCGGAACCCGGCTTGTACTGGACTCCCGGATATTGGGCTTGGGTCGGCAACGGCTATCGTTTCTACGATGGATACTGGGGACCGCAAGTCGGATTTTACGGCGGGATCAATTACGGATTTGGATATTTCGGTGATGGGTATCAAGGCGGACGCTGGGATCGCGACCACTTCTTCTATAACCGGTCCGTGACGAACGTGAACGTCACCAACATTCGCAATGTATACAACACTACCGTGATCAATCGGGCAGTCAATCGCGTCAGTTACAACGGTGGAAATGGCGGCGTGAGTGCGCGTCCGACGGCGCAGCAGGAAGCGGTTGGGCGAGAACGGCACATACCTCCGGTCGCAGCTCAAACCGAGCATATCCGAGAAGCTCGGTCTGACCGGCAATTGCGGGCGTCGGAAAATCGCGGAAAGCCTCCGATTGCGGCTACAGACAAGCCAGGAGCGCTGCGCGATCGATCGGCCGTGCCGGCTCGGGAAGCAGGTGGAGCGTACAATCCGCCCGCGAATCGACGGGACACCCGCTCGAACGGGAACTCGCCGGCTTCAAATCCTGCAGACAACAGAAACAACGGCAACGACAACAATCGGGGGAACAGTTCGCATGCGAATGATCTTCCGCGCCGTGATCGTCCCGAGCCTGTGAATAGCGGGAATGCGAAGCGGGATACCAAATATCAGCAGGACCAAGACAAGTTGTTTCGCCAGCAGGAACAGGATCGACAGAAGCTCCAGCAGAGACAGGATAGGGACCACCAGAAAGAAGCTCGCCAGAATGCCGACGACGCGAAAAAACAGCAGGTCGAACAGCGGCATCAACAGCAGACACAGCAGCTCCAACAGCGCGAGGAACAACAGCAGCAAAAATGGCAGCAGAAGCATCAGCCGCCTCAGCAGCAGGGAAGATCTCAGCGAGACGATCGTCCACCGGCTGATAAATCACAGAAGTAG
- a CDS encoding PAS domain S-box protein, whose protein sequence is MSSVALGVGVEPYETQRVTKQGELIDISLTISPIKGSDGTIVGASAIARDITRFKRAQTALMESETQYRLLFESNPLPMWVFDRKTLQFLAVNEAAVRHYGYSRAEFFRMSIADIRRPEEIPNLLAEISRLKAGFNDLKIWRHQKKDGTLIDVEVTGHDINFHGVDAQLILVHDITERRRSDEQLRQSQERFSKAFRSSPIGITISSEANGRYLDANPTFLTLLGYDRDELLGRTVEELEIWEEPQQRNLLFSQLNSSQPTKPVEASFRTRSGELRRVEIAAERILVNDEPCILAITQDVTEAKLLEQQFRQSQKMEAVGRLAGGIAHDFNNMLGVIIGYSEIAREQVPAEHPSQKHLQEIRKAANRATDLTRQLLAFSRQQVLSPRALNLNSVVHHVSKMLRAVIGEDISLVLRPTEPLGSVCADLGQIEQVLMNLAVNARDAMPKGGTIVIETANTDLEPSSAQRQQAVSPGPYVTISVTDNGVGMDESVKARLFEPFFTTKEPGKGTGLGLSTAYGIVKQSGGYIWVKSEPDKGATFTICLPRVDQLAENLAPTTVPAVRPKGTETLLVVEDEEALRSLVTSVLEMNGYSVVAADGAMSALALIQQFEHNIDLILTDVILPGTSGPEMVETLKGKWPELKVLYMSGYVGTAMLQRGVDQDIALLAKPFSVSELLVKVREVLGV, encoded by the coding sequence ATGTCCAGTGTAGCGCTCGGCGTAGGAGTCGAACCCTACGAGACGCAACGTGTGACGAAGCAGGGAGAGCTGATCGATATCTCCTTGACGATTTCTCCCATCAAAGGGAGCGACGGAACAATTGTGGGTGCGTCAGCGATCGCTCGTGACATAACCCGATTCAAGCGAGCACAGACAGCGCTCATGGAATCGGAAACGCAATACCGGCTGCTTTTCGAAAGCAATCCATTGCCGATGTGGGTGTTCGACCGCAAGACCCTGCAATTCCTCGCGGTAAACGAGGCTGCTGTCCGGCACTACGGGTACTCACGAGCGGAGTTCTTCCGCATGAGTATCGCCGACATTCGACGTCCTGAGGAAATTCCAAATCTGCTGGCTGAAATCTCCAGGCTCAAAGCAGGTTTTAACGACCTCAAAATATGGAGACACCAGAAGAAAGACGGCACGCTCATCGATGTGGAGGTTACTGGTCACGACATTAATTTTCATGGCGTGGATGCGCAGCTCATTCTAGTCCATGACATTACTGAACGACGAAGAAGTGATGAGCAACTGCGCCAGTCACAGGAGAGATTTTCAAAGGCATTTCGCTCCAGTCCAATCGGAATTACGATCAGCAGCGAAGCCAATGGACGCTATCTCGATGCGAACCCCACCTTTCTGACGCTCTTGGGATATGACAGGGATGAACTGCTGGGTCGGACCGTTGAAGAACTGGAGATTTGGGAAGAACCGCAACAGCGTAACCTCTTGTTTTCTCAGTTAAACAGTTCCCAACCCACAAAACCAGTCGAGGCTAGTTTCAGAACCCGATCCGGGGAGCTGCGGCGGGTCGAAATCGCAGCCGAACGCATTCTGGTCAACGATGAACCATGCATCCTCGCCATCACTCAGGATGTCACCGAGGCCAAGCTTCTGGAGCAGCAATTCCGGCAATCGCAAAAAATGGAGGCCGTTGGCAGACTCGCTGGCGGGATCGCGCATGACTTCAACAACATGCTCGGAGTCATAATCGGCTACAGTGAAATCGCCAGGGAACAAGTCCCAGCCGAGCATCCCTCGCAAAAGCATCTTCAGGAAATCCGAAAAGCAGCAAACCGGGCAACTGACCTTACTCGTCAACTCCTAGCTTTTAGCCGACAGCAAGTGCTCTCTCCACGAGCGTTGAACCTCAACTCTGTCGTTCATCACGTCAGCAAGATGTTGCGGGCTGTGATCGGCGAAGATATTTCACTTGTTCTGCGGCCCACAGAACCGTTGGGGAGTGTGTGCGCTGATCTTGGCCAGATCGAGCAAGTGCTGATGAACCTGGCAGTGAACGCGCGGGACGCAATGCCCAAGGGGGGCACCATCGTAATCGAAACCGCGAACACGGATCTCGAACCCAGCTCCGCACAGCGGCAACAGGCTGTCAGTCCCGGTCCATATGTCACGATTTCCGTGACTGACAATGGCGTGGGCATGGACGAATCTGTCAAAGCACGCCTTTTCGAACCATTCTTCACTACCAAAGAACCCGGTAAGGGGACCGGCCTTGGCCTCTCGACGGCCTACGGGATTGTGAAGCAAAGCGGGGGATATATCTGGGTGAAAAGCGAACCAGACAAGGGAGCCACATTCACGATCTGCCTTCCGCGCGTAGATCAGTTGGCTGAAAACTTGGCTCCGACAACTGTTCCAGCCGTGCGCCCTAAAGGGACTGAAACCCTCCTCGTCGTTGAGGACGAAGAGGCGCTGCGTAGCCTGGTGACGAGTGTTCTCGAAATGAACGGCTACAGCGTCGTTGCCGCCGACGGCGCCATGAGTGCGCTAGCTCTGATCCAACAGTTTGAACACAATATCGACTTGATTCTTACCGACGTTATTCTGCCCGGAACGAGCGGGCCAGAGATGGTCGAGACCTTGAAAGGAAAATGGCCCGAACTGAAGGTGTTGTACATGTCTGGATATGTCGGCACTGCAATGCTACAGCGAGGCGTTGACCAGGACATAGCTCTTCTCGCAAAACCATTCTCTGTATCGGAGCTTCTAGTGAAAGTGCGCGAGGTGCTCGGAGTGTAA
- a CDS encoding GWxTD domain-containing protein, whose amino-acid sequence MFGSSLAPALVFVLSLSAPYKRPIAPSAMPLSQTTLVARASSAKGQSASEDTPSVTTSTQPVAGEGDALKRSLPGKKKTNKARLSEEGSAYKNWLDQEVPWIITEEERAAFKLLSNDEERQKFVEGFWGRRDPTPDTVENEFRDEYFRRVMYANERFGSGIPGWKTDRGRIYIVYGPPDEIESHPSGGTYDYPVNQGGGATQTFPFEQWRYRYIADVGQDIVIEFVDPCMCGDYHMTMDPNEKDVLAHVPSGQQRLQKFPRDNSKLFDDLDRFSRLNHPPKFKDLQSIVTHKVDYHTMPFEVLANYVRATSNVALVPVTVQIQNQDMTYSNENGVARGAVNIYGQVTTIGGRIAQTFEDTVQMDVAQNYLPQMLGKSSVYGKSLPLAPGRYLLEIVVKDLHSDHVGTWRQSLDVPNFDEELSASSVILADKMERVPAKDMGHGPFVIGDTLVRPRVHSTASKAPVFKRGETLNVWMQVYNLVVDEASGKSDASVEFDVIQERTKKTVLHGTQLVDKSHPPSGQLTLEKTFSANELEPGVYRLKMHVRDQIAKQGIEPETTFAIE is encoded by the coding sequence ATGTTCGGTTCCAGTCTTGCGCCAGCCTTGGTGTTTGTTTTGAGTCTCTCCGCACCGTACAAACGTCCGATCGCACCGTCGGCGATGCCGCTGTCCCAAACGACATTGGTGGCGAGGGCTTCTTCAGCAAAAGGTCAGTCTGCCAGCGAAGATACGCCTTCTGTCACTACCTCGACACAGCCCGTAGCCGGCGAGGGCGATGCTCTAAAGCGGTCTTTGCCGGGAAAGAAGAAGACTAACAAGGCCAGGCTCTCCGAGGAAGGTTCGGCATACAAAAACTGGTTAGATCAGGAAGTGCCTTGGATCATCACGGAAGAAGAGCGGGCAGCCTTCAAGTTGCTGAGCAACGACGAAGAGCGGCAGAAGTTCGTCGAGGGATTCTGGGGCCGGCGCGATCCTACGCCGGATACGGTCGAAAATGAATTTCGCGATGAGTACTTCCGGCGCGTCATGTATGCCAACGAGCGTTTCGGCTCCGGCATTCCGGGGTGGAAAACTGACCGCGGACGGATCTACATCGTTTACGGGCCACCGGACGAGATTGAATCGCATCCTTCTGGCGGAACGTATGATTACCCGGTCAATCAGGGTGGGGGCGCAACCCAAACATTTCCGTTCGAGCAGTGGCGCTATCGGTACATCGCGGATGTCGGGCAGGATATCGTGATTGAGTTCGTAGACCCGTGCATGTGCGGCGATTACCACATGACGATGGATCCGAACGAGAAAGACGTCCTGGCGCATGTTCCATCAGGGCAGCAGCGATTGCAGAAGTTCCCGAGGGACAATAGCAAACTATTTGACGACCTCGACCGCTTCTCCAGACTGAATCACCCACCCAAGTTCAAGGATCTGCAGTCCATCGTCACTCACAAAGTTGACTATCACACCATGCCGTTTGAGGTGCTGGCGAATTACGTGAGAGCAACCAGCAATGTCGCGTTGGTCCCGGTCACAGTCCAGATCCAAAACCAGGACATGACGTACTCAAACGAGAACGGAGTGGCGCGTGGAGCGGTCAACATTTACGGTCAGGTCACGACCATTGGCGGGCGCATTGCGCAGACGTTTGAGGATACCGTCCAGATGGATGTTGCTCAGAATTACTTGCCACAAATGTTGGGTAAATCCTCCGTCTACGGCAAATCGCTTCCGCTGGCGCCGGGGCGGTACCTGCTGGAGATTGTCGTGAAGGATCTACACAGCGATCATGTCGGGACATGGCGCCAAAGCTTGGACGTGCCGAACTTCGATGAAGAACTTTCCGCGTCTTCAGTGATTCTCGCGGACAAAATGGAACGCGTGCCCGCCAAAGACATGGGTCACGGTCCCTTTGTGATTGGGGATACGCTAGTGCGGCCAAGGGTGCATAGTACGGCGTCCAAAGCTCCGGTTTTCAAGCGCGGCGAAACACTTAACGTCTGGATGCAGGTTTATAACCTGGTGGTGGACGAAGCGAGCGGCAAGTCAGACGCGAGCGTGGAGTTCGATGTCATTCAGGAACGAACGAAGAAAACGGTCCTGCATGGAACACAACTCGTGGACAAGTCACATCCGCCATCGGGTCAGTTAACGCTCGAAAAGACATTCTCAGCAAATGAGCTGGAGCCCGGAGTCTACCGGTTGAAAATGCACGTGCGCGACCAGATCGCGAAACAGGGAATCGAGCCCGAGACCACATTCGCAATCGAGTAG